The Strix uralensis isolate ZFMK-TIS-50842 chromosome 13, bStrUra1, whole genome shotgun sequence genome window below encodes:
- the LOC141949126 gene encoding maestro heat-like repeat-containing protein family member 7, which produces MLSLVLTGFITLSKTPETARKLPVLLPDILETLTDANADVKTKALVLFINVMGHMKREEANLISLRLVEKLLPLFNDESSRLRELSIRLFKDVIKTAVGRNKKKMVKTVQSVLLPLFFYTSDQIESVAKASRDTLLACAEFLGWRRLSSMAKTCQTHLIGECLITHNRSRVKKYLCQSLPYLKDPQATVREEAVRFIGLAARSRRILSQERLWEICNGKEVDGAGMGWR; this is translated from the exons ATGCTCTCACTGGTGCTCACGGGCTTCATCACGCTCTCGAAAACACCTGAAACG GCCAGAAAACtgccggtgctgctgcctgacATACTGGAGACCCTGACGGATGCCAACGCCGATGTCAAGACCAAGGCTCTGGTGTTGTTCATCAACGTGATGGGTCAcatgaagagagaagaggccaACCTCATCTCCCTGAGGCTGGTGGAGAAGCTCCTGCCCCTCTTCAATGAT gagtccagccggctgcgggagctctccatccgcctcttcaaAGACGTGATAAAGACTGCGGTGgggagaaacaagaagaaaatggtGAAGACAGTGCAgagtgtcctgctcccactgttcttcTATACCAGCGACCAGATCGAGAGTGTGGCCAAG gcttcccGGGACACCCTCCTTGCCTGTGCAGagttcctgggctggaggaggctcagctCCATGGCCAAGACATGCCAGACACACCTGATCGGAGAGTGCTTG ataacGCACAACAGGAGCAGGGTGAAAAAATATCTGTGCCAGAGCCTGCCCTACCTGAAGGACCCTCAGGCCACCGTGCGAGAGGAGGCCGTCAGGTTCATCG GTCTTGCTGCGCGGTCCCGGAGGATCCtcagccaggagaggctgtgggagaTCTGCAACG GGAAGGAGGTGGATGGGGCTGGCATGGGCTGGAGGTAG